Proteins encoded by one window of Lutibacter sp. A64:
- a CDS encoding PAS domain S-box protein has product MNKLNKLFKNRYLIFLITIIILLALMLLLVQNSISLQKSDAHIINVSGKQRMLSQRITKLNNIIKTTNNINSKIDVNKLKLLIKEWEEATNYLILKNEKDGNKTIDSLFKEIKPYQNKILEYSKSIINTIESDKSVKDLKDLEALDLAFLTTMDTIVNEYQKNAERKLQKLENILYLLAFIVVLILIFQFIYIIKPVYKLYFQKNLDLQKTNRALVRSQEKVRNNLKELKQLKNKIEKGAELGKIFIEQAPNAIAMFDKDMKYIAASHRWKEDYKLTGQEIIGRSHYEIFPEIGDDWKEHHKACLKGAINKCDEAPFKRADGTTQWLTWDVRPWYISKGKIGGLLMYTADITTIKEKDQERLRIEKILDKTNQIARIGTWEVNLIENKVNWSKVTREIHDVPDDFIPNLNTAIEFYKEGESRIKIKKAINTAIEKGKPFDIELELVTAKGNVVWTRAIGQAEFENGKCILLNGVFQDINKVKLAKATLNSVNEELNAILNSGPISIIGTDKNGLITHFNKGAESMLHYSSNEMVGLKTPEIIHLKEETLKRGEALSKKYNKEIIGFDVLVANAKQGESESRECTYVRKDGTTFPVLSVTTAIKNNKDEITGFIKMATDISESVKNQKIIIDAKNNLEILTRKLTSQNNQLASFAHITSHNLRAPVSNLNSLLQIYKMAESDEERSMLFEKFEKVIDHLTSTLNTLVDAIRIRDDSSKNIEKILFKDILNKTMEILTGQIIETETNITSNFTNAPSISYNKTYLESIFLNLITNSIKYRSIERAPKITIETTNLNGRIQLSITDNGLGIDLNKHGHKLFGLNKTFHRHAEAKGVGLYLTKIQIESMGGTISASSKVNEGTTFTITF; this is encoded by the coding sequence ATGAATAAATTAAATAAATTATTTAAAAATAGGTATTTAATATTTTTAATTACAATCATAATTTTATTAGCTCTAATGCTTTTGCTTGTTCAGAATAGTATTAGTTTACAAAAATCTGACGCACATATTATTAACGTTTCTGGTAAACAACGTATGTTAAGTCAGCGTATTACTAAACTTAATAATATTATAAAAACAACAAATAATATTAATTCAAAAATAGATGTTAACAAACTAAAATTACTGATTAAAGAATGGGAAGAAGCTACTAATTATTTGATTTTAAAGAATGAAAAGGATGGTAATAAAACTATCGATTCGTTATTTAAAGAAATTAAGCCTTATCAAAATAAAATACTAGAATACAGTAAAAGTATAATAAATACTATTGAATCTGATAAAAGTGTTAAAGACTTAAAAGATCTTGAAGCTTTAGATTTGGCTTTTTTAACTACAATGGATACAATTGTAAATGAATACCAGAAAAATGCAGAAAGAAAGCTTCAAAAGTTAGAAAATATACTGTATTTATTAGCTTTTATAGTTGTATTAATTTTAATTTTTCAGTTTATTTATATCATTAAACCCGTTTACAAATTATATTTTCAAAAGAATCTAGATCTCCAAAAAACAAATCGTGCGTTAGTGCGTTCTCAAGAAAAAGTTCGCAATAATTTAAAAGAATTGAAACAGCTCAAAAATAAAATTGAAAAAGGAGCAGAATTAGGTAAAATTTTTATTGAACAAGCACCAAATGCTATTGCAATGTTTGATAAGGACATGAAATATATAGCAGCTTCACATCGTTGGAAAGAAGATTATAAATTAACAGGTCAAGAAATTATAGGGAGATCTCATTATGAAATTTTCCCTGAAATAGGAGATGATTGGAAGGAGCACCATAAAGCGTGTTTAAAAGGAGCAATTAATAAATGCGATGAAGCACCATTTAAAAGAGCAGATGGCACTACACAGTGGCTTACTTGGGATGTGAGACCTTGGTATATTTCTAAAGGAAAAATAGGTGGATTATTAATGTATACTGCAGATATAACAACTATTAAAGAAAAAGATCAAGAAAGGTTAAGAATTGAAAAAATACTTGACAAAACCAATCAAATTGCACGTATTGGAACATGGGAAGTAAATCTAATTGAAAATAAAGTTAATTGGAGTAAAGTAACTCGTGAAATCCATGACGTACCAGACGATTTTATACCTAATTTAAATACTGCAATTGAATTTTATAAAGAAGGAGAGAGTAGAATAAAAATTAAAAAGGCTATTAATACAGCTATTGAAAAAGGAAAACCATTTGATATTGAATTAGAACTTGTAACAGCAAAAGGAAATGTTGTTTGGACTCGTGCTATTGGTCAAGCTGAATTTGAAAATGGAAAATGTATTTTACTTAATGGTGTTTTTCAAGATATTAACAAAGTAAAATTAGCAAAAGCAACATTAAATTCGGTAAATGAAGAGTTAAATGCAATATTAAATTCTGGTCCTATTTCTATAATTGGAACAGATAAAAATGGTTTAATAACCCATTTTAATAAAGGTGCCGAAAGCATGTTACATTATTCATCTAATGAAATGGTTGGATTAAAAACACCTGAAATAATTCATTTAAAAGAAGAAACTCTTAAAAGAGGAGAAGCATTATCTAAAAAATATAATAAAGAAATAATAGGTTTTGATGTTCTTGTAGCAAATGCTAAACAAGGAGAATCAGAATCTAGAGAATGTACATATGTTAGAAAAGATGGAACTACGTTTCCTGTGCTTTCAGTTACAACAGCAATTAAAAATAACAAAGATGAAATTACGGGTTTTATTAAAATGGCAACAGATATTAGTGAGAGTGTGAAAAATCAAAAAATAATTATTGATGCAAAAAATAATCTCGAAATTCTTACAAGAAAATTAACCAGTCAAAATAATCAGTTGGCTAGTTTTGCTCATATTACATCTCATAATTTGCGAGCGCCAGTGAGTAACCTTAATTCTTTACTTCAAATTTATAAAATGGCTGAAAGTGACGAAGAAAGAAGTATGTTGTTTGAAAAATTTGAAAAAGTAATTGATCATTTAACTTCAACATTAAACACATTAGTTGATGCCATAAGAATTAGAGACGATAGTTCTAAAAATATTGAAAAAATATTATTTAAAGATATTTTAAATAAAACAATGGAAATATTAACTGGTCAAATAATAGAGACTGAAACAAATATAACCAGTAATTTTACCAATGCGCCTAGTATTAGCTATAATAAAACCTATTTAGAAAGTATCTTTTTAAATTTAATTACAAACTCTATTAAATATAGATCTATAGAGCGTGCACCAAAAATTACAATTGAAACAACTAATTTAAATGGCAGGATCCAGTTATCAATTACGGATAACGGTTTAGGGATAGATTTAAATAAACATGGCCATAAATTATTTGGATTAAATAAAACTTTTCATAGGCATGCAGAAGCAAAAGGAGTTGGCTTGTACCTTACCAAAATTCAAATTGAATCTATGGGTGGAACAATTTCAGCATCAAGTAAGGTTAATGAGGGAACAACATTTACAATAACATTTTAA
- a CDS encoding response regulator: MKKPFIICIIDDDEIYQFTITKTIETHKLSRKVLIFSDGEEALDFMVDNVGNIKDLPDVIFLDINMPIMDGFQFMEEYVKIAPRVGKKITIYMVSSSVDPIDIERAKKISEISDYIIKPINSDDLKKIITSLEKAKKI, translated from the coding sequence ATGAAAAAGCCTTTTATTATATGTATAATTGATGATGATGAGATTTATCAATTTACAATTACTAAAACTATAGAGACACATAAATTATCTAGAAAAGTACTTATATTTTCAGATGGAGAAGAAGCCTTGGATTTTATGGTAGACAATGTTGGAAACATTAAAGATTTACCAGATGTTATTTTTTTAGATATAAATATGCCAATAATGGATGGCTTTCAATTTATGGAAGAGTATGTTAAGATAGCTCCAAGAGTTGGCAAAAAAATAACTATTTATATGGTTTCTTCATCAGTAGATCCTATTGATATTGAAAGAGCTAAAAAAATTAGTGAGATATCCGATTATATAATTAAACCTATTAATTCAGACGATCTTAAAAAAATTATTACCTCTTTAGAAAAAGCTAAGAAAATTTAG
- a CDS encoding sensor histidine kinase, translating to MKKITPKTIKSLVIAVCVFTFVISLFVIVFWLLNKQEMLSLIFGRVTMKFNTALSFLLHSICVLVYIKQSRFCKIINLTLISIVTVIAIVTLINYFFEIENFYVIDKSAINSPTTAIGLLFLGFAILGMQSKKERIKKRTQFVFIAILLVSFIVILSYILQIPIAKESSFINSMSLHTSLMFLLFSSILSVKNSPKEFYSLILSKYAGSKLIRLVAPYNFIMILLMSLALLYAVNHNIIGFNFGFIIFTIVALFVSILYIFGIAVGINKRDVEKENLKNSLYQANLELSQLKQALDDSSIVAATDVNGVITSVNDKFCEISKYSREELVGKTHKVINSGHHSRAFFKELWGTIKSGEVWIGGVKNKAKDGSFYWVHTSIIPFKNEKGEIYQFLTIRQDITRLTMLSSQYENLQLKNKEIEQFTYIASHDLQEPLRSIRGMVNILKQKQIDEIDVVTNNCISFIERSTDRMSSLIKGLLDYSRIGVNKELETVYIKELVDSIKMELSDTIKNTNAKIIFDNLPALKVYKKELHLLFFNLITNAIKFHKKDVDPIIKVSAIRSGQYWRFSVSDNGIGIENLNNRNIFGMFQKLNRRGNFDGTGIGLAHCDKIIHLHGGEIWVDSKLGEGSTFHFTIPINLN from the coding sequence ATGAAAAAGATTACCCCAAAAACTATAAAATCATTAGTAATTGCTGTTTGCGTTTTTACTTTCGTAATTAGTTTGTTTGTAATTGTATTTTGGCTATTAAATAAACAAGAAATGTTAAGTTTAATTTTTGGTAGAGTAACCATGAAATTTAATACAGCATTATCCTTTTTGTTACATAGCATTTGTGTATTAGTTTATATAAAACAAAGTAGATTTTGTAAAATTATAAATTTAACCTTAATTAGTATAGTTACAGTAATAGCCATAGTAACTTTAATTAATTATTTTTTTGAAATTGAAAATTTTTATGTTATTGATAAGTCTGCAATTAATTCGCCAACAACCGCTATTGGTCTTTTATTTTTAGGGTTTGCTATTTTAGGAATGCAATCTAAAAAGGAGCGTATTAAAAAAAGAACTCAGTTTGTTTTTATAGCTATATTGTTGGTTTCCTTTATTGTAATATTAAGTTACATTTTACAGATTCCTATTGCAAAAGAATCTAGTTTTATTAATTCAATGTCCTTGCATACATCATTAATGTTTTTATTATTTTCAAGTATACTTTCTGTAAAAAATTCACCAAAAGAATTTTACAGTCTAATTTTAAGTAAATATGCAGGAAGTAAATTAATTAGATTAGTTGCGCCATATAATTTTATAATGATATTGTTAATGAGTTTAGCGCTATTATATGCTGTAAACCATAACATTATTGGCTTTAATTTTGGTTTTATTATTTTTACTATTGTTGCACTATTTGTTTCTATTCTTTATATTTTTGGTATCGCCGTTGGAATAAATAAAAGAGACGTAGAGAAAGAAAATCTTAAAAATTCACTATACCAAGCTAATTTAGAATTAAGTCAACTTAAACAAGCTTTAGACGATAGCTCTATTGTTGCAGCTACTGATGTGAATGGAGTCATTACTTCAGTAAATGATAAGTTTTGTGAAATTTCTAAATATAGTAGAGAAGAGCTTGTTGGTAAAACACATAAAGTTATTAATTCTGGACATCATTCAAGAGCATTTTTTAAAGAGCTTTGGGGAACAATTAAAAGTGGTGAAGTTTGGATTGGAGGCGTAAAAAATAAGGCAAAAGATGGTAGTTTTTATTGGGTACACACTTCAATTATTCCATTTAAAAATGAAAAAGGTGAAATTTATCAATTTCTTACAATAAGACAAGATATTACAAGGCTTACAATGCTTTCATCTCAATATGAAAACTTACAACTTAAAAATAAGGAAATAGAACAATTTACATATATTGCTTCACATGATTTGCAAGAACCGTTAAGATCTATACGGGGAATGGTAAATATTTTAAAGCAAAAACAAATAGATGAGATAGATGTAGTAACAAATAACTGTATCTCTTTTATTGAGCGGTCTACAGATAGAATGAGTAGTTTAATAAAAGGTCTTTTAGATTACTCGCGTATTGGAGTAAATAAAGAGTTAGAAACTGTTTATATTAAAGAACTAGTAGATTCTATAAAAATGGAGCTTTCAGATACTATAAAAAATACTAATGCAAAAATTATTTTTGATAATTTACCAGCTTTAAAAGTTTATAAAAAAGAACTTCACCTTTTGTTCTTTAACCTAATTACAAATGCTATTAAATTTCATAAAAAAGATGTTGATCCTATTATTAAAGTATCTGCAATTAGAAGTGGGCAATATTGGAGATTTTCAGTTTCAGACAATGGTATTGGCATTGAAAATCTAAATAATCGTAATATTTTTGGAATGTTTCAAAAGTTAAATAGAAGAGGTAATTTTGATGGAACTGGAATTGGATTAGCGCATTGTGATAAAATTATACATTTGCATGGTGGCGAAATTTGGGTAGATTCAAAATTAGGGGAAGGATCAACTTTTCACTTTACAATTCCTATAAATTTAAACTAA
- a CDS encoding response regulator, with amino-acid sequence MKKKLNCILLIDDDDAINFIHEWVINKVDCTEKIEMAENGMEALEYLKSTNAGKHPQPDLIFLDINMPRMNGWEFLEEYNKLDKSKKGKIILVMLSSSLNPDDLAKSKTISSVSGYQNKPLTIELMQDILKEYFEDYL; translated from the coding sequence ATGAAGAAAAAATTAAATTGTATTCTGTTAATTGATGATGATGATGCCATCAATTTTATTCATGAATGGGTAATTAATAAGGTTGACTGTACTGAAAAAATAGAAATGGCAGAAAATGGAATGGAAGCGCTAGAGTACCTTAAATCAACTAACGCTGGTAAACACCCTCAGCCAGATCTTATATTTTTAGATATTAATATGCCTAGAATGAATGGATGGGAATTTCTTGAGGAATATAATAAACTTGATAAAAGCAAAAAAGGAAAAATTATATTAGTAATGCTATCTTCTTCATTAAACCCAGATGATTTGGCTAAATCTAAAACTATTTCAAGTGTTAGCGGTTATCAAAATAAACCATTAACTATAGAATTAATGCAAGATATTCTAAAAGAATATTTTGAAGATTATTTGTAA
- a CDS encoding lactonase family protein, producing MKATLTVLLMGFSILTYSQNIPMYVGTYTGEDSEGIYLYNFNTKTGELSAKTLAIKTVNPSFITFSANKKQLYAVSESDNGSTLSAYNITKNGTLSLINKVNSGGKGPCHVQLNKKGDKAVVSNYGGGTFAIYNVEESGSLQEAFQVTDHNIETVKSHAHSAQFLDSNLFVADLGRDFLAHYTENQGTYTLKENYKMEAGAGPRHFEISKKGKYIYVINELNSTVTVLKNAENSYKYIQNISTLSSDFKGESFCADIHLSKNEKFLYGSNRGENSIVVFKRNKKNGMLQKIQNISVHGDWPRNFTLAPNGKFLLVANKKSKNISIYNVNKKTGKLSFSHSIKAPTPVCLLF from the coding sequence ATGAAAGCAACCCTAACAGTTTTATTAATGGGCTTTAGCATATTAACATATTCTCAAAATATACCAATGTATGTTGGTACTTATACTGGTGAAGATAGTGAAGGAATCTACTTATATAACTTCAACACTAAAACTGGTGAATTAAGTGCTAAAACATTAGCTATTAAAACTGTTAACCCTTCATTTATTACTTTTTCAGCAAACAAAAAGCAACTATATGCAGTTAGTGAAAGTGATAATGGAAGTACTTTAAGCGCCTATAATATAACCAAAAACGGCACACTTTCCTTAATTAATAAAGTAAATAGTGGCGGTAAAGGCCCTTGCCATGTACAATTAAATAAAAAAGGAGATAAAGCTGTAGTTTCAAATTATGGAGGCGGAACTTTTGCTATTTATAATGTTGAAGAAAGCGGAAGTTTACAAGAGGCTTTTCAAGTTACAGATCATAATATTGAAACTGTAAAATCACACGCGCATTCTGCCCAATTTTTAGATAGTAATTTATTTGTAGCAGATTTAGGGCGAGATTTTTTAGCACATTATACCGAAAACCAAGGAACGTATACTTTAAAAGAAAATTATAAAATGGAAGCTGGTGCTGGACCAAGACATTTTGAAATTTCTAAAAAAGGTAAGTATATTTATGTTATTAATGAATTAAATTCTACTGTTACAGTTCTTAAAAACGCTGAAAACAGCTATAAATACATTCAAAATATAAGTACTTTAAGTAGTGATTTTAAAGGGGAAAGCTTTTGTGCAGATATTCATTTATCTAAAAATGAAAAGTTTCTTTACGGCTCTAATAGAGGCGAAAACTCTATTGTAGTTTTTAAAAGAAATAAAAAAAATGGAATGCTTCAAAAAATTCAAAATATATCTGTTCACGGAGACTGGCCTCGTAATTTTACCTTAGCTCCAAACGGTAAATTTTTATTAGTAGCTAATAAAAAAAGTAAAAATATTAGCATTTACAATGTGAATAAAAAAACTGGTAAATTATCGTTTTCACACAGCATTAAAGCACCAACACCTGTTTGTTTACTCTTTTAA
- the pheS gene encoding phenylalanine--tRNA ligase subunit alpha codes for MLDKVKELIGEVAAFNATSKEEIETFRIKFLSKKGILNDLFAEFKNVAPAERKEFGQALNTLKNAAQDKVNQLKDALENANEQKGVYGDLTQPEEPIELGSRHPISIVRNKIIDVFSRIGFTVSEGPEIEDDWHNFTALNLPEYHPARDMQDTFFIETNPDILLRTHTSSVQVRYMENHKPPIRTISPGRVFRNEDISARAHCIFHQVEGLYIDTDVSFADLKQTLLYFTKEMFGKSKIRLRPSYFPFTEPSAEVDIYWGLETETDYKITKGTGWLEIMGCGMVDPNVLKNANIDPDVYSGYAFGMGIERIAMLLYQIPDIRMFYENDVRFLEQFKSVI; via the coding sequence ATGTTGGATAAAGTAAAAGAATTGATTGGTGAAGTAGCTGCATTTAACGCAACTTCCAAAGAAGAAATTGAAACTTTTAGAATTAAATTTTTAAGTAAAAAAGGAATACTTAATGATTTATTTGCTGAATTTAAAAATGTAGCACCTGCCGAAAGAAAAGAATTTGGACAGGCATTAAATACGTTAAAAAACGCAGCACAAGATAAAGTAAATCAACTAAAAGACGCCTTAGAAAACGCAAATGAACAAAAAGGTGTTTATGGCGATTTAACACAACCAGAAGAACCAATAGAACTAGGTTCTCGCCACCCAATATCTATAGTTAGAAATAAAATTATTGATGTTTTTTCTCGCATAGGTTTTACAGTTTCTGAAGGTCCTGAAATTGAAGATGACTGGCATAATTTTACGGCTTTAAATTTACCAGAATACCATCCAGCACGTGATATGCAGGATACATTTTTTATTGAAACAAATCCAGATATTTTATTACGTACCCATACTTCTTCTGTACAAGTACGTTATATGGAAAATCATAAACCGCCAATTAGAACTATTTCTCCGGGAAGAGTTTTTAGAAATGAAGATATTTCGGCACGTGCACATTGTATTTTTCATCAAGTAGAAGGTTTATACATAGATACAGACGTTTCTTTTGCAGATTTAAAACAAACTTTATTGTATTTTACCAAAGAGATGTTTGGAAAATCTAAAATACGTTTACGCCCTTCTTATTTTCCGTTTACAGAGCCAAGTGCCGAAGTAGATATTTATTGGGGTTTAGAAACTGAAACCGATTATAAAATTACAAAAGGTACAGGTTGGTTAGAAATTATGGGTTGTGGAATGGTAGATCCAAATGTATTAAAAAATGCAAATATAGATCCAGATGTTTACAGTGGTTACGCTTTTGGAATGGGTATAGAACGTATTGCAATGTTATTGTATCAAATACCAGATATTAGAATGTTTTATGAAAACGATGTACGCTTTTTAGAACAATTTAAATCGGTAATTTAG
- the gdhA gene encoding NADP-specific glutamate dehydrogenase — translation MELKIKNFMDLVNVRSQHEPEFLQAVEEVAEAIIPYIASQPHYSGNNLLLRMVEPERVIIFRVPWVDDTGEIVVNRGFRIEMNSAIGPYKGGLRFHPSVNLSILKFLAFEQVFKNALTNLPLGGGKGGSDFDPKGKSDDEIMRFCQSFMGELFRHIGPNTDVPAGDMGVGAREIGYMFGMYKKLRNEFTGILTGKGMSWGGSYIRPESTGYGTVYFAQSMLGTRGDTLEGKTITISGSGNVAQYACEKATELGAKVVTLSDSSGYIYDKDGIDEEKLAFVMELKNVKRGRISEYVTAYPKAQFFEGQTPWSVPCEVAMPCATQNELNEEAAKTLLSNGCFVVSEGANMPSTPKAVEAFQAKRILYAPGKASNAGGVATSGLEMSQNSIRIKWTREEVNEKLKTIMNEIHESCIQYGKQEDGYIDYVVGANIAGFVKVADAMLAQGVV, via the coding sequence ATGGAATTAAAGATTAAAAATTTTATGGACTTGGTAAATGTTAGAAGTCAACATGAACCTGAATTTTTACAGGCAGTAGAGGAGGTTGCCGAAGCTATTATTCCATACATTGCAAGCCAGCCACATTATAGTGGTAATAATCTTTTATTGCGTATGGTTGAACCAGAAAGGGTAATAATTTTTAGAGTTCCCTGGGTAGATGATACGGGAGAAATTGTAGTTAATAGAGGTTTTAGAATAGAAATGAATTCTGCAATTGGGCCTTATAAAGGTGGTTTGCGTTTTCATCCTTCAGTTAACTTAAGTATTCTTAAGTTTTTAGCATTTGAACAAGTATTTAAAAACGCACTAACTAATTTACCATTAGGAGGTGGAAAAGGAGGTTCAGATTTTGATCCAAAAGGAAAATCTGATGATGAAATTATGCGTTTTTGCCAAAGTTTTATGGGTGAATTATTCCGTCATATTGGTCCTAATACCGATGTGCCTGCTGGTGATATGGGTGTTGGAGCAAGAGAAATTGGTTATATGTTTGGAATGTATAAAAAGTTACGTAACGAATTTACAGGAATTTTAACTGGTAAAGGTATGTCTTGGGGTGGCTCTTATATTCGTCCAGAATCAACAGGTTATGGTACCGTTTATTTTGCGCAAAGTATGTTGGGTACAAGAGGCGATACTTTAGAGGGTAAAACAATTACTATTTCAGGTTCTGGAAATGTTGCACAGTATGCTTGTGAAAAGGCTACAGAATTAGGTGCTAAAGTTGTAACCTTGTCAGATTCTTCAGGTTATATTTATGATAAAGATGGTATAGACGAAGAAAAATTAGCGTTTGTAATGGAGCTAAAAAACGTAAAAAGAGGACGAATTAGCGAATATGTAACAGCATATCCAAAAGCTCAATTTTTTGAAGGACAAACACCTTGGAGTGTTCCTTGTGAAGTGGCAATGCCTTGTGCTACACAAAACGAGTTAAATGAAGAAGCGGCTAAAACATTATTAAGTAATGGCTGTTTTGTGGTTAGTGAAGGTGCAAATATGCCTTCTACACCAAAAGCGGTAGAAGCTTTTCAAGCAAAAAGAATATTGTATGCTCCAGGTAAAGCCTCAAATGCAGGCGGTGTTGCAACTTCTGGTTTAGAAATGAGTCAGAACTCTATACGTATAAAATGGACACGTGAAGAGGTAAATGAAAAACTTAAAACTATTATGAACGAAATTCATGAATCTTGTATTCAATACGGTAAACAAGAAGATGGTTACATAGATTATGTAGTTGGGGCAAATATTGCAGGTTTTGTTAAAGTAGCAGATGCAATGCTTGCACAAGGTGTTGTTTAA